A portion of the Ferrimonas lipolytica genome contains these proteins:
- the putA gene encoding bifunctional proline dehydrogenase/L-glutamate gamma-semialdehyde dehydrogenase PutA, giving the protein MFEASSVLDPQSNSVTLAERFEQVCGNYGVDEAAYLEQLITLVPSNNIKAITSDAHQMVTEVRQFDKKGLSVGIDAFLQEYSLDTQEGIILMCLAEALLRIPDPATADALIEDKLSGADWSKHLKGSDSLLVNASTWGLMLTGKVVTLDKAVETKPASLLGRLVNKVGEPVIRQAMYAAMKIMGRQFVLGRDINEALKQSRNNRKLGYTHSYDMLGEAALTQADAAKYFDDYYQAITTLGAQQFDNSEAPRPTISIKLSALHPRYEVANRERVLTELRDTVLQLVRHARNLDVGMTIDAEEADRLELSLELFERIYRHNDCQGWGNLGLVVQAYSKRALPVLVWISTLAAEHGDLIPVRLVKGAYWDSEIKWCQQTGSDAYPVFTRKAGTDVSYLACARYLLSDATRGNIYPQFASHNAQTAAVILSMAGERDFEFQRLHGMGQELYDTLLKKHNGLKVRIYAPVGAHKDLLPYLVRRLLENGANTSFVHKLVDPNTPIESLVTHPLTTLSGFPSLGNHRIMTPAKIFCDRLNSRGLNLNIHSEARPFYAQLAQFEQHQWQAAPLIGGEVRTNGESVTVTNPYDLSCVGTAIFSTSEQIEEALRRATKAFPLWNNSDVDIRATALEKLADLLELNRVELISLCTREAGKSLQDGIDEIREAVDFCRYYAIQARALIGADPQMPGPTGELNQLFVHGRGTFLCISPWNFPLAIFLGQVTAALATGNCVIAKPAEQTNLIAFRATELAHQAGIPADVLQLLPGLGREIGPILTADERINGVCFTGSTATAKHINRTLAAREGAIVPLVAETGGQNAMIVDSTSLPEQVITDVVHSAFQSAGQRCSALRVLYVQEDVAPRMLTLLKGAMAELSVGNPALLSTDVGPVIDATAKDKLNAHIEAISTTGELIAQTVIPTDIEGHFVTPTAVKIDKISQLSQEQFGPILHVITYSSNQIQQVIDDINATGYGLTLGIHSRNEGSAVQIARRVNVGNAYINRNQIGAVVGVQPFGGQGLSGTGPKAGGPHYLTRFVTEKTISNNITAIGGNATLLSLGDG; this is encoded by the coding sequence ATGTTTGAAGCCAGCAGCGTACTGGATCCCCAGAGCAACAGTGTCACCCTAGCCGAACGTTTTGAGCAAGTATGTGGCAACTATGGTGTTGATGAAGCCGCCTACTTGGAGCAGTTGATAACGCTGGTTCCCAGCAACAATATTAAAGCAATCACCAGCGACGCCCATCAAATGGTTACCGAGGTTCGTCAATTCGATAAAAAAGGATTGAGCGTTGGCATCGATGCCTTCTTGCAGGAGTACAGTCTCGATACCCAAGAGGGGATCATCCTGATGTGTCTAGCGGAAGCACTATTGCGGATCCCTGATCCCGCCACCGCTGATGCGCTAATTGAAGATAAGCTCTCTGGAGCTGACTGGAGCAAGCACCTTAAGGGCAGCGATTCGCTGCTGGTCAATGCTTCTACCTGGGGCCTAATGTTGACTGGCAAAGTGGTCACCCTAGATAAGGCAGTAGAAACTAAACCTGCTAGCCTACTCGGCCGTTTGGTTAATAAGGTTGGTGAGCCGGTGATCCGCCAAGCGATGTACGCAGCGATGAAAATCATGGGCCGCCAATTTGTCCTTGGCCGTGACATTAACGAAGCGCTGAAGCAGAGCCGCAATAATCGCAAACTAGGTTATACCCACTCCTACGATATGCTTGGCGAAGCCGCGCTAACGCAAGCGGATGCGGCTAAGTATTTTGACGATTACTATCAGGCGATTACCACCCTAGGTGCGCAGCAGTTTGATAACAGCGAAGCCCCACGACCAACAATATCCATTAAGCTGTCGGCGCTGCACCCACGCTACGAAGTCGCCAATCGCGAGCGCGTACTAACCGAGCTACGCGACACCGTACTGCAGCTTGTTCGCCACGCCCGTAACCTCGACGTGGGGATGACGATTGACGCCGAAGAAGCGGATCGACTCGAATTATCGTTAGAGCTGTTCGAGCGTATCTACCGCCACAACGACTGTCAGGGTTGGGGCAACCTAGGTCTGGTGGTGCAAGCCTATTCCAAACGCGCCTTGCCAGTATTAGTGTGGATCAGCACCTTGGCGGCGGAACACGGCGATTTAATTCCAGTCCGCTTGGTGAAAGGAGCCTACTGGGATAGTGAGATTAAATGGTGCCAACAAACCGGCAGCGACGCCTACCCGGTATTTACTCGTAAAGCCGGTACCGACGTATCCTACTTGGCCTGCGCCCGTTACCTGTTGTCTGATGCCACTCGGGGGAACATCTACCCGCAGTTTGCCAGCCACAATGCCCAAACCGCCGCAGTAATTTTGTCGATGGCTGGTGAGCGTGACTTCGAGTTTCAACGTCTGCACGGCATGGGGCAAGAGCTCTACGATACCTTGCTGAAAAAACATAACGGTTTAAAGGTGCGGATATATGCGCCTGTTGGCGCCCATAAAGATCTCCTACCTTACCTCGTTCGACGTCTGCTTGAGAACGGTGCCAACACCTCTTTTGTCCATAAACTGGTTGATCCCAACACCCCAATCGAGAGCTTGGTTACCCACCCTCTAACCACACTCAGCGGCTTTCCAAGCCTCGGTAACCATCGCATTATGACGCCAGCAAAGATCTTCTGTGATCGCCTCAACTCCCGTGGCCTCAACCTCAATATCCACAGCGAAGCTAGACCATTTTATGCTCAGCTGGCGCAATTCGAGCAACACCAGTGGCAAGCCGCGCCACTCATTGGTGGGGAAGTACGCACTAACGGCGAGTCGGTAACGGTCACTAACCCATATGATCTGAGCTGCGTTGGCACGGCGATTTTCAGCACATCAGAACAAATTGAAGAGGCACTGCGTCGGGCTACTAAAGCGTTTCCACTGTGGAACAACAGCGACGTTGATATTCGTGCCACCGCCTTAGAGAAACTAGCTGATCTATTGGAGCTTAATCGTGTTGAGTTGATCAGCCTATGTACCAGAGAAGCAGGAAAAAGCCTGCAAGATGGCATTGACGAGATCCGCGAAGCGGTCGACTTTTGCCGTTACTACGCCATTCAAGCTCGAGCGCTGATTGGCGCCGATCCACAAATGCCTGGACCAACCGGTGAGCTCAACCAACTGTTCGTACACGGACGCGGTACCTTCTTATGCATCAGCCCTTGGAACTTTCCATTGGCGATCTTCTTAGGCCAAGTTACCGCTGCACTCGCCACCGGCAACTGCGTTATTGCCAAACCAGCTGAGCAGACCAATCTAATTGCGTTTCGTGCAACTGAGTTGGCGCATCAAGCAGGGATCCCCGCTGATGTATTGCAGTTACTGCCGGGGTTAGGGCGCGAAATCGGACCAATTCTGACCGCCGACGAGCGCATCAATGGCGTCTGCTTTACTGGCTCGACCGCGACCGCTAAGCACATTAACCGCACGCTTGCAGCTCGTGAGGGAGCTATCGTGCCACTCGTGGCCGAAACCGGTGGCCAGAATGCGATGATTGTTGACTCCACCTCACTGCCGGAGCAGGTAATTACCGATGTGGTTCACTCCGCTTTCCAAAGTGCTGGCCAGCGTTGTTCAGCCCTACGTGTGTTATATGTGCAGGAGGATGTGGCTCCTCGAATGCTAACCCTACTGAAGGGAGCAATGGCCGAGCTCTCTGTTGGTAACCCTGCCTTGCTGAGCACTGATGTCGGCCCCGTTATTGATGCCACTGCCAAAGACAAACTCAACGCCCATATTGAGGCCATCAGCACAACTGGTGAACTGATTGCGCAAACTGTTATTCCTACTGACATTGAGGGCCACTTTGTTACGCCAACAGCGGTCAAAATAGATAAGATCTCGCAACTATCGCAGGAGCAGTTCGGACCGATTTTGCATGTGATCACCTACAGCTCTAACCAGATCCAGCAGGTTATTGATGACATCAATGCTACCGGTTATGGCTTAACGCTGGGGATCCACAGTCGCAACGAAGGCTCAGCGGTACAGATTGCGCGGCGGGTAAACGTGGGTAACGCCTATATTAACCGCAACCAGATAGGCGCCGTCGTAGGAGTGCAACCTTTCGGCGGCCAAGGGCTTTCGGGTACTGGCCCGAAAGCCGGTGGCCCACACT
- a CDS encoding TIGR04211 family SH3 domain-containing protein — protein MLKRISIAFIALLSLTGAHANELTITEDINVYLVAGPSNKYRILGSMKAGDAVTSLNEVSGDYSKVKDGKGREGWTLTQHLVNKPSFRTLLPQTQQKLTETELALEQSNTQLTEMTERYELFKQQSAESLAEQRERVTTQGTRINELEQENSTLSSQLNEMQSNLRFMWSQQGAMIAGIGFILGLIVTYLPRPSRRRKDHNYIR, from the coding sequence ATGTTGAAACGCATCAGCATCGCTTTTATCGCCTTGCTTAGCCTTACCGGCGCCCACGCCAACGAACTCACCATCACTGAAGACATTAATGTGTACTTGGTGGCTGGTCCCAGCAACAAGTACCGCATTCTTGGCAGTATGAAAGCTGGTGATGCAGTAACCTCACTAAATGAGGTTTCTGGCGACTACAGCAAAGTCAAAGACGGCAAAGGCCGCGAAGGCTGGACCTTAACCCAGCACTTGGTAAACAAGCCAAGTTTCCGCACCCTGTTGCCGCAAACTCAGCAGAAACTGACGGAAACTGAGCTGGCACTAGAGCAAAGCAATACTCAGCTTACTGAGATGACCGAGCGCTACGAACTGTTTAAGCAACAGAGCGCAGAATCATTAGCGGAGCAGCGCGAACGGGTTACTACCCAGGGCACTCGTATCAACGAGCTTGAGCAAGAGAACTCAACCTTGTCCTCCCAACTAAATGAGATGCAGAGCAATCTACGGTTTATGTGGTCGCAACAGGGTGCAATGATTGCCGGTATCGGCTTCATTCTGGGTCTTATCGTTACCTACCTGCCACGACCATCTCGCCGTCGTAAAGACCACAATTACATTCGATAA
- a CDS encoding TIGR00153 family protein, which produces MPVNFLGVFAKSPIKPLEQHIDKVADAAERMVPFFQAVMDNRWEEAETIQRQISALEQEADTLKREIRMSLPSGIFMPVQRTDLLEIVTQQDKIANKAKDIAGRVIGRQSQVPELLQETFIAYVQRCVDAVKQAQKAINEMDDLLESGFRGREVTFVNELIQQLDAIEDDTDSMQVKLRRQLFSIENDLNPIDVMVFYKILEWIGDLADLAERVGARLELMLARS; this is translated from the coding sequence ATGCCAGTAAATTTTTTGGGCGTCTTCGCAAAGTCGCCGATCAAACCTCTTGAGCAGCATATCGACAAAGTTGCCGATGCTGCAGAAAGAATGGTGCCGTTTTTCCAAGCGGTCATGGACAACCGTTGGGAAGAAGCTGAAACCATCCAGCGCCAAATCAGTGCGTTGGAGCAAGAAGCAGATACCCTCAAGCGCGAAATCCGTATGAGCTTGCCAAGTGGCATCTTCATGCCGGTACAGCGTACCGATTTGCTGGAGATAGTAACCCAGCAAGACAAAATCGCTAACAAAGCAAAAGACATCGCCGGTCGTGTTATCGGTCGTCAATCTCAGGTTCCAGAATTACTGCAAGAAACCTTCATTGCCTACGTGCAACGTTGTGTCGATGCGGTAAAGCAAGCCCAAAAAGCGATTAACGAAATGGATGATCTGCTAGAAAGCGGATTCCGTGGTCGTGAAGTTACCTTTGTAAATGAACTGATCCAGCAGCTAGACGCTATCGAAGACGATACCGACTCTATGCAGGTGAAGCTTCGTCGTCAGTTGTTCTCTATCGAAAACGATTTGAACCCAATTGACGTGATGGTGTTTTACAAAATTTTAGAATGGATTGGTGATCTAGCTGATTTGGCCGAGCGTGTAGGTGCTCGTCTAGAACTGATGCTGGCTCGTTCCTAA
- a CDS encoding inorganic phosphate transporter: MVEVLVTYGPWLIAAAALFGFLMAFGVGANDVANAMGTSVGSGALSIKQAILIAMVFEFAGAYLAGGEVTNTIRKGIIDGAYFVDTPELLVYGFISALLAAGIWLVAASFLGWPVSTTHSIIGAIIGFAAVGVGMEAVMWGKVAGIVGSWVVTPAISGIIAFLIFQSAQKLIFDTDKPLLNAKRYVPFYMALAAFVMSLVTIKKGLKHVGLHFDTVEAYGLAILLAAIVGLLGKVAIGRVKFDTNADRHSQFANVEKVFALLMVVTACCMAFAHGSNDVANAIGPLAAVVTIVSHGGEIPDQAPLAWWILPLGAFGIVLGLAILGKRVIATIGTKITHLTPSRGFAAELAAASTVVIASGTGLPISTTQTLVGAVLGVGMARGIAALNISVVRNIVISWVVTLPAGAALSIVFFMIIRTMMQ; this comes from the coding sequence ATGGTTGAAGTTCTAGTAACTTATGGCCCGTGGCTGATTGCAGCTGCGGCACTGTTTGGCTTTTTAATGGCATTTGGCGTTGGCGCCAATGACGTAGCCAACGCAATGGGCACTTCGGTTGGTTCCGGTGCTCTGTCAATCAAACAAGCAATCTTGATTGCGATGGTTTTCGAATTCGCTGGTGCCTATCTGGCCGGTGGTGAAGTAACCAATACCATCCGTAAAGGGATCATTGATGGCGCGTATTTCGTCGATACTCCTGAACTGTTGGTTTATGGCTTTATTTCAGCGCTATTGGCTGCTGGTATCTGGCTGGTTGCAGCCTCGTTCTTAGGTTGGCCGGTTTCGACCACTCACTCCATCATCGGTGCCATTATTGGTTTCGCTGCTGTGGGTGTTGGTATGGAAGCGGTAATGTGGGGCAAGGTTGCCGGTATTGTCGGCTCTTGGGTGGTAACCCCAGCTATCTCTGGCATCATCGCCTTCTTAATATTCCAAAGTGCGCAAAAGCTGATTTTCGATACCGATAAGCCACTATTGAACGCAAAACGCTACGTGCCGTTTTACATGGCCCTAGCCGCGTTTGTTATGTCTTTGGTAACCATCAAGAAAGGCTTAAAGCACGTTGGCTTACATTTCGATACTGTTGAAGCGTACGGTTTAGCGATTCTACTGGCTGCTATCGTGGGCTTGCTGGGTAAGGTAGCCATTGGTCGCGTTAAGTTCGACACCAATGCCGACCGTCACTCACAGTTTGCTAACGTTGAAAAAGTGTTTGCATTGCTGATGGTGGTAACCGCTTGTTGTATGGCGTTTGCTCACGGTTCAAACGACGTTGCTAACGCCATTGGTCCTCTAGCTGCAGTTGTAACCATCGTAAGCCACGGTGGTGAGATCCCTGACCAAGCACCATTGGCGTGGTGGATTTTGCCTCTGGGTGCCTTCGGTATTGTGTTGGGTCTTGCGATTCTTGGTAAGCGTGTAATTGCGACCATTGGTACTAAGATCACTCACCTGACTCCTAGCCGTGGCTTTGCTGCTGAACTGGCAGCCGCCTCTACCGTTGTAATCGCCTCTGGTACTGGTTTGCCAATCTCAACTACGCAAACCCTAGTTGGTGCGGTATTGGGTGTTGGTATGGCCCGTGGTATTGCGGCTTTGAACATCAGCGTAGTACGTAACATTGTGATCTCTTGGGTAGTTACCCTCCCAGCTGGCGCAGCACTTTCTATCGTGTTCTTTATGATCATTCGCACGATGATGCAGTGA